The following are encoded together in the Naumannella cuiyingiana genome:
- a CDS encoding EI24 domain-containing protein, with product MRSVFTGAGFLLRGAGMIIRRPKLFWTGAIPPMITSVLFVGALVGLFFGAPTLGGALTAFAEGWDPAVREVLRGVAALLITAAAVLIMVVAFSSITLLIGGPFYERIAASVERELGGPPEGRAVDVPLARSIGQTIAVVAITALGGAIFFVIGLIPVVGTIAAAVGGAIFGGWMIALELVGQPLAQRGVVSLPARDRVLRGRRLATLGFGVPTFLLLSVPLLAIVVFPAAAAGGVLLARAQTGEPLAAGRGTTSPA from the coding sequence ATGAGGTCAGTCTTCACCGGCGCGGGCTTCCTGTTGCGTGGCGCCGGGATGATCATCCGCCGGCCGAAGCTGTTCTGGACCGGTGCGATCCCGCCGATGATCACTTCGGTGCTGTTCGTCGGCGCGCTGGTCGGCCTGTTCTTCGGTGCGCCGACGCTGGGCGGCGCGCTGACGGCCTTCGCCGAGGGCTGGGATCCAGCGGTACGCGAGGTGCTGCGCGGCGTCGCCGCCCTGCTGATCACCGCGGCCGCCGTGCTGATCATGGTCGTCGCCTTCTCCAGTATCACGCTGCTGATCGGCGGCCCGTTCTACGAGCGGATCGCCGCGTCGGTGGAGCGCGAGCTCGGCGGGCCGCCCGAGGGCCGGGCAGTCGACGTGCCCCTGGCCCGTTCGATCGGCCAGACGATCGCCGTCGTCGCGATCACCGCGCTCGGCGGTGCCATCTTCTTCGTGATCGGACTGATCCCGGTCGTCGGCACCATCGCGGCCGCGGTCGGGGGAGCGATCTTCGGCGGCTGGATGATCGCCCTGGAACTCGTCGGCCAGCCGCTCGCCCAGCGCGGGGTGGTCAGCCTGCCCGCCCGGGACCGGGTGCTGCGCGGCCGTCGGCTGGCGACGCTCGGCTTCGGCGTACCCACCTTCTTGTTGTTGTCCGTGCCGCTGCTGGCCATCGTCGTCTTCCCCGCCGCGGCCGCCGGGGGAGTGCTGCTGGCCCGGGCCCAGACCGGCGAGCCGCTGGCCGCCGGCCGGGGGACTACCAGCCCTGCTTAG
- a CDS encoding TIGR03089 family protein: MTNPTELLAARVREAPAQPLLTQYAAAGRTELSAASFANWVDKTTNWLEDEGIADLYDPPSPAPLLALELAADQPAHWMTFAWLMAAWQAGLAVSPGPAEGAVLRVGGPGAGAGGPVTVACSLHPLAMPGDPAPGVLDWAAEVRAQPDVHLAVADDPSRAAWAGAPGARSLGELLDGVAPAPGPVLISEPAGPWPAVRDGLLAPLLGGGSAVLAPRVPAAELDRIRAAERIA, from the coding sequence GTGACGAACCCGACCGAACTGTTGGCCGCGCGGGTCCGCGAGGCGCCCGCGCAGCCCCTGCTGACGCAGTACGCGGCGGCCGGGCGGACCGAGTTGTCCGCCGCCAGCTTCGCCAACTGGGTCGACAAGACCACCAACTGGCTGGAGGACGAGGGGATCGCGGATCTGTACGACCCGCCGTCGCCGGCGCCGCTGCTGGCCCTGGAGCTGGCCGCCGATCAGCCGGCGCACTGGATGACCTTCGCCTGGTTGATGGCCGCCTGGCAGGCGGGGCTCGCGGTGTCGCCGGGGCCGGCCGAGGGCGCGGTGCTGCGCGTGGGCGGGCCCGGTGCCGGCGCGGGCGGGCCGGTCACCGTGGCGTGTTCGCTGCACCCGCTCGCGATGCCCGGGGATCCCGCGCCCGGGGTGCTCGACTGGGCCGCGGAGGTACGCGCCCAGCCGGATGTCCATCTCGCCGTCGCCGACGATCCGTCCCGCGCGGCCTGGGCCGGGGCACCGGGCGCGCGGTCGTTGGGCGAGTTGCTGGACGGGGTGGCACCGGCGCCGGGGCCCGTGCTGATCAGCGAACCCGCGGGCCCATGGCCGGCGGTACGCGACGGGCTGCTCGCGCCGCTGCTCGGCGGCGGCTCGGCGGTGCTGGCTCCCCGCGTACCCGCCGCCGAACTCGACCGGATCCGCGCCGCCGAACGGATCGCCTGA
- a CDS encoding acyl-CoA dehydrogenase family protein produces MSDFTDIYRPTEDHEAFRAAVREVCDNKVAPHAAEVDELAEFPRASYDALRKADFHAPHIPEAYGGVGADALATVIVIEEVARACASSSLIPAVNKLGSMPVLLSGSDELKQAVLPPIAAGEAMFSYCLSEPDAGSDAASMKTRAVRDGDGWVLNGVKRWITNAGESEYYTVFAVTDPDARSKGISAFVVRKSDEGVDFGAPEKKLGIKGSPTREVYLENVRLGDDRLIGDPGTGFATAMRTLDHTRVTIAAQALGIAQGALDYALGYVKERKQFGKAIADFQGLQFMIADMGMKLEAARQLTYAAAAKSERGDGDLTYFGATAKCFASDVAMEITTDAVQLLGGYGYTRDYPVERMMRDAKITQIYEGTNQVQRIVMARQLLAGLPQA; encoded by the coding sequence GTGAGCGACTTCACCGATATCTATCGCCCGACGGAGGACCACGAGGCGTTCCGCGCGGCCGTGCGCGAGGTCTGCGACAACAAGGTGGCGCCCCATGCCGCCGAGGTCGACGAGCTCGCCGAGTTCCCGCGCGCCTCCTACGACGCGCTGCGCAAGGCCGACTTCCACGCCCCGCACATCCCGGAGGCCTACGGCGGCGTCGGTGCCGACGCGCTGGCCACCGTGATCGTGATCGAGGAGGTCGCGCGCGCCTGCGCGTCCAGCTCGCTGATCCCGGCGGTGAACAAGCTCGGCTCGATGCCGGTGCTGCTGTCCGGCTCGGACGAGCTGAAGCAGGCCGTCCTGCCGCCGATCGCCGCGGGCGAGGCGATGTTCTCCTACTGCCTGTCCGAGCCGGACGCCGGCTCCGATGCCGCATCGATGAAGACCCGTGCGGTCCGCGACGGTGACGGCTGGGTGCTGAACGGGGTGAAGCGCTGGATCACCAATGCGGGCGAGTCGGAGTACTATACGGTGTTCGCCGTGACCGATCCCGATGCCCGGTCCAAGGGGATCAGCGCCTTCGTCGTGCGCAAGTCCGACGAGGGCGTCGACTTCGGCGCGCCGGAGAAGAAGCTCGGCATCAAGGGCTCGCCGACCCGCGAGGTCTACCTGGAGAACGTCCGCCTCGGCGACGACCGGCTGATTGGCGATCCCGGCACCGGCTTCGCGACTGCCATGCGTACCCTCGACCACACCCGCGTCACCATCGCGGCCCAGGCGCTCGGGATCGCGCAGGGGGCACTGGACTACGCGCTCGGCTATGTCAAGGAGCGCAAGCAGTTCGGCAAGGCGATCGCCGATTTCCAGGGTCTGCAGTTCATGATCGCCGACATGGGCATGAAGCTGGAGGCGGCCCGCCAGCTCACCTACGCCGCCGCGGCCAAGTCCGAGCGGGGCGACGGCGACCTGACCTACTTCGGCGCCACCGCCAAGTGCTTCGCCTCCGATGTCGCGATGGAGATCACCACCGACGCCGTGCAACTGCTCGGCGGCTACGGCTACACCCGCGACTACCCGGTCGAGCGGATGATGCGCGACGCGAAGATCACCCAGATCTACGAGGGCACGAACCAGGTGCAGCGGATCGTGATGGCTCGCCAACTTCTGGCGGGGCTACCGCAGGCCTGA
- a CDS encoding NUDIX hydrolase, producing MDRDIRVSAVVMRDAAGRVLTVRKRGTDRFMLPGGKPEPGEDPAAAAIREFAEELSGQLDHRMLRPLGRHTAAAANEPRHRVVATVFEHPLIEPVAPAAEIAELRWVDPGAAPGADLAPLLADAVFPMLAQAAR from the coding sequence ATGGACCGTGACATCCGCGTCAGCGCCGTCGTGATGCGCGACGCCGCTGGCCGCGTGTTGACGGTACGCAAGCGCGGCACCGACCGTTTCATGCTGCCCGGCGGCAAACCCGAGCCCGGCGAGGACCCGGCGGCCGCGGCGATCCGCGAGTTCGCCGAAGAGCTGTCCGGGCAGCTTGATCACCGGATGCTGCGCCCGCTCGGCCGGCACACGGCCGCTGCGGCCAACGAACCGCGGCATCGCGTGGTGGCAACGGTCTTCGAACACCCGCTTATCGAACCGGTCGCGCCCGCCGCCGAGATCGCCGAGCTGCGCTGGGTCGATCCTGGCGCCGCGCCGGGCGCCGATCTCGCCCCGCTGCTCGCCGACGCGGTCTTTCCGATGCTCGCGCAGGCGGCGCGATGA
- a CDS encoding LCP family protein — translation MSDPTHRPAISRAGSRRPGPDDRGSEAAGRSDGIRLRRGMGLLLITLLVPGSAQIAAGNRRLGRLAVRCWLIMLGVVVLFGTGLLLARGATIAVLAFPPVTAALCIAVVAAGIGWALLFADAWRIARPPELARQHRPAFALIALVLALGALLGSAGTARTVWAQGSLLSSVFVGGGQTAPSAGRINVLLLGADDGKGRVGLRPDSMTVASIDAETGRTVLFSIPRNLQGAPFPDSSPLKQFYPDGFRCAEEKCMINGVYTEATEVHKGLYPESVGDPGLQATREVIGELLGLQINYYAMIDLAGFEQLIDAVGGIRLDINKPIPVGGGSSKISRYIQPGKNVLLNGEDALWVARSRAESSDYDRMSRQKCVMNAMLQQLDPVTVLTKFTAIADAGKEIVETDIPTDKVDSMIELALKARSTKISSVAFVPPLIKPAQPDLALIRATVQEKIAAAEAADVPATSPPAPADKQSDGAKPSGPVESSKDKSGSGKDDAGSDREGSGKKDRADTGDAAEPQPANDDLGEVCSAA, via the coding sequence GTGAGCGATCCCACTCACCGTCCCGCAATCTCCCGTGCCGGCAGCCGCCGGCCCGGGCCCGATGACCGCGGCTCGGAGGCCGCGGGTCGCAGCGACGGCATCCGGCTGCGACGTGGCATGGGACTGCTGCTGATCACGCTGTTGGTGCCCGGATCGGCCCAGATTGCCGCCGGCAACCGCCGGCTCGGCCGCCTCGCCGTGCGGTGCTGGCTGATCATGCTCGGCGTGGTGGTGCTGTTCGGGACCGGGCTGCTGCTGGCCCGCGGCGCGACCATCGCCGTGCTGGCATTTCCGCCGGTCACCGCCGCGTTGTGCATCGCGGTCGTGGCGGCCGGCATCGGCTGGGCCCTGCTCTTCGCCGATGCCTGGCGGATCGCGCGCCCGCCCGAGCTCGCGCGCCAGCACCGCCCCGCGTTCGCGCTGATCGCGCTCGTCCTCGCGCTCGGGGCGCTGCTCGGTTCGGCCGGCACGGCCCGCACGGTCTGGGCCCAGGGCAGCCTGCTGTCCAGTGTCTTCGTCGGCGGCGGGCAGACCGCGCCGTCGGCTGGCCGGATCAATGTGTTGCTGCTCGGTGCCGACGACGGGAAGGGGCGCGTCGGGTTGCGGCCCGACTCGATGACCGTGGCGAGCATCGACGCCGAGACCGGGCGTACCGTCTTGTTCTCGATCCCACGGAACCTGCAGGGCGCGCCGTTCCCCGACAGCTCGCCGCTGAAGCAGTTCTATCCCGACGGGTTCCGCTGCGCCGAGGAGAAGTGCATGATCAACGGCGTCTACACCGAGGCGACCGAGGTGCACAAGGGGCTCTATCCGGAGTCGGTCGGCGATCCCGGGCTGCAGGCCACCCGCGAGGTGATCGGCGAGCTGCTCGGGCTGCAGATCAATTACTACGCGATGATCGATCTGGCCGGCTTCGAGCAGCTCATCGACGCGGTCGGCGGCATCCGCCTCGACATCAACAAGCCGATCCCGGTCGGCGGCGGCAGCTCGAAGATCAGCCGCTACATCCAGCCCGGAAAGAACGTCTTGTTGAACGGTGAGGACGCGTTGTGGGTCGCCCGCTCTCGCGCCGAGAGCAGCGACTACGACCGGATGAGCCGGCAGAAGTGCGTGATGAACGCGATGCTGCAGCAACTCGATCCGGTCACGGTGCTGACCAAGTTCACCGCGATCGCGGATGCCGGCAAGGAGATCGTCGAGACCGACATCCCGACCGACAAGGTCGACTCCATGATCGAACTCGCCCTGAAGGCGCGCTCGACCAAGATCAGCAGCGTCGCATTCGTGCCGCCGCTGATCAAGCCGGCCCAGCCCGATCTGGCGCTGATCCGGGCCACCGTCCAGGAGAAGATCGCCGCCGCCGAGGCCGCGGACGTGCCAGCCACCAGCCCGCCCGCACCCGCGGACAAGCAGTCCGATGGCGCGAAGCCCAGCGGTCCGGTGGAGTCAAGCAAGGACAAGAGTGGCTCGGGCAAGGACGACGCCGGGAGCGACCGGGAGGGGTCGGGCAAGAAGGACCGGGCGGATACCGGCGACGCCGCCGAGCCCCAGCCCGCCAATGACGACCTGGGAGAGGTCTGCAGCGCCGCCTGA
- a CDS encoding LCP family protein, producing the protein MAGTDRGGRPGPEDRDDMDWLYRRDDEPAPQPSPPEPTRVFGPDAPADPPAGGGRRRASFGDPGGPARSRTESGLPHEAGPAQRRRSALPPAAPPPRPPASPPRPAPARPGPAGRPRRGHPVRRTLLALLIAWLVFLIATPIYAWTQTTKIEAMPSGSNRPDDQPGTLWLLVGSDGREDLSKAERERLSTGGGKGRRTDTIMLLYRPTIGKPALISVPRDSFVRIPGKGKNKINAAYAFGGPQLLIETIEQNTGLRVDRYAEIGFAGFAGMVDAVGGVEVCPKKAIKDRRAGLDIKAGCQNVDGPTALGYVRTRYTDATGDIARTQRQREVIGKIAKKVASPVTFVNPVRYWGVNMAAARSFGVDEQASPIDVGLMGQAMLGTSGGDGLTLMIPISDANARTSAGSSMIWDIEQAEEMFADIKSGDTSKLDRFRADS; encoded by the coding sequence ATGGCAGGTACCGACCGTGGTGGGCGCCCCGGCCCCGAGGACCGCGACGACATGGACTGGCTCTATCGCCGCGACGACGAGCCCGCACCGCAGCCGTCCCCTCCGGAACCGACCCGGGTGTTCGGCCCGGATGCGCCCGCGGATCCGCCGGCAGGAGGCGGGCGGCGCCGGGCGTCGTTCGGCGACCCCGGCGGCCCGGCCCGTTCCCGCACCGAGTCCGGGCTCCCCCATGAGGCCGGCCCGGCGCAGCGGCGCAGGTCGGCCCTTCCGCCGGCCGCGCCGCCGCCGCGCCCGCCGGCCTCCCCGCCCCGGCCCGCCCCGGCCCGTCCGGGCCCGGCCGGTCGCCCACGGCGTGGCCACCCGGTCCGGCGTACCCTGCTCGCGTTGCTGATCGCCTGGCTGGTCTTCCTGATCGCCACCCCGATCTATGCATGGACGCAGACGACCAAGATCGAGGCGATGCCGAGCGGCAGCAACCGGCCCGACGATCAGCCGGGCACGCTGTGGCTGCTGGTCGGCTCCGACGGCCGCGAGGACCTGTCGAAGGCAGAGCGCGAGCGGCTGAGCACGGGCGGCGGCAAGGGGCGGCGTACCGACACGATCATGCTGCTCTACCGGCCGACGATCGGGAAACCCGCGCTGATCTCGGTGCCGCGGGACTCCTTCGTCCGCATCCCGGGCAAGGGCAAGAACAAGATCAATGCCGCGTACGCCTTCGGCGGCCCGCAACTGTTGATCGAGACGATCGAGCAGAACACCGGCCTGCGCGTCGATCGGTACGCCGAGATCGGCTTCGCCGGATTTGCCGGGATGGTCGATGCGGTCGGCGGCGTCGAGGTGTGCCCGAAGAAGGCGATCAAGGACCGTCGGGCGGGCCTGGACATCAAGGCGGGTTGCCAGAACGTCGACGGGCCGACGGCGCTCGGCTATGTCCGCACCCGCTACACGGACGCGACGGGCGACATCGCGCGGACCCAGCGGCAGCGCGAGGTGATCGGCAAGATCGCCAAGAAGGTGGCCTCGCCGGTGACCTTCGTCAACCCGGTCCGCTACTGGGGGGTGAACATGGCGGCGGCGCGCTCGTTCGGCGTCGACGAGCAGGCCAGCCCGATCGATGTGGGGCTGATGGGCCAGGCGATGCTCGGCACGTCCGGTGGTGACGGCCTGACGCTGATGATCCCGATCAGCGATGCGAATGCGCGGACGAGCGCGGGCAGCTCGATGATCTGGGACATCGAGCAGGCCGAGGAGATGTTCGCCGACATCAAGTCCGGCGACACCTCCAAGCTCGACCGCTTCCGGGCCGACTCCTGA